In a genomic window of Chaetodon auriga isolate fChaAug3 chromosome 1, fChaAug3.hap1, whole genome shotgun sequence:
- the LOC143321200 gene encoding phosphorylase b kinase regulatory subunit alpha, liver isoform isoform X3, with product MRSRSNSGVRLDGYARLVQETILRHQNPVTGLLPASAQKKDAWVRDNVYSILAVWGLGMAYRKNADRDEDKAKAYELEQSVVKLMQGLLQCMMRQVDKVEKFKHTQSTKDCLHAKYDTPTCAMVVRDDQWGHLQVDATSIYLLMLAQMTASGLRIISNLDEVAFIQNLVFYIEAAYKVADYGMWERGDKTNQGIPELNGSSVGIAKAALEAIDELDLFGAHGGPKSVIHVLPDEVEHCQSILCSMLPRASTSKEIDAGLLSAISFPAFAVEDADLVAITKSEIISKLQGRYGCCRFIRDGYHCPKEDPSRLHYDPAELKLFENIECEWPVFWTYLILDGIFAEDQVQVQEYREALEGVLIRGKNGIKLLPELYAVPHDKVEEEYSNPHSVDRVAMGQLPHMWGQSLYILGCLLAEGFLAPGEIDPLNRRFSTNFKPDVVVQVCVLAESDEIKELLSDHGIMVQTMSEVLPIRVMPARILSHIYVRLGNCKKLSLSGRPYRHIGVLGTSKFYEIRNRSYMFTPQFLDQHHFYLALDNQMIVEMLRTELAYLSSCWRMTGRPTLTFPITRSMLVEDGDALDPCILATLRKLQDGYFAGARVQMSDLSSFRTTSFHTHLSFLDEENDDSLIEEEDDEEYDNCGPSDGSKDMFDQYLTQLLHSTTTKCHLPPIQRGQHHVFSAEHTTRDILSFMAQVQGLNIPKSSMYLPVTPIKSKHRRSLNLLEVPHLQHGPQGKQHKSHSAADLHLPCDSQGNTDFAALVRQLKECPTLQDQADILYILFVMKGADWMVELSGPGQGGVSVCSMLEELYTQAGACKEWGLIRYISGILRKRVEVLAEACTDLISHHKQLTVGLPPEPRERVITVPLPPEELNTLIYEASGQDISIAVLTQEIMVYLAMYVRSQPALFGDMLRLRIGLIMQVMATELARSLHCSGEEASESLMSLSPFDMKNLLHHILSGKEFGVERSMRPIQSTATSPAISIHELGHTGATKTERTGIHKLKSEIKQLDDSRPLSRCSSPSTPSGILSPVGPGSGDGQLHWEERQGQWLRRRRLDGAINRVPMGFYQKVWKILQKCHGLSIDGYVLPSSTTREMTRGEIKFAVQVESVLNHVPQPEYRQLLVETVMVLGLVADVDVDSIGGIIHVDRILHLANDLFLSDQKSHSASDYFLEKDPATGICNFFYDSAPSGSYGTMTYLSKAAITYVQDFLPSSSCLMQ from the exons ATGAGGAGCCGCAGTAACTCAGGAGTGAGGCTGGATGGCTATGCCAGGCTGGTCCAAGAGACCATCCTCCGCCACCAG aacCCAGTAACAGGACTTCTGCCTGCCAGTGCCCAGAAGAAGGATGCCTGGGTGAGGGATAATGTGTACAGCATCCTGGCCGTGTGGGGGCTCGGCATGGCCTACCGCAAGAACGCAGACCGCGATGAAGACAAGGCCAAGGCCTACGAActggagcag AGCGTGGTGAAACTGATGCAGGGCCTTCTGCAGTGCATGATGAGACAG GTGGACAAGGTGGAGAAATTCAAACACACCCAGAGTACAAAGGATTGCTTGCATGCCAAATATGATACTCCCACCTGTGCCATGGTAGTCAGGGACGACCAGTGGGGCCATCTCCAGGTGGACGCCACCTCGATCTACCTGCTGATGCTGGCACAGATGACAGCCTCAG GTCTTCGAATCATCTCCAACCTGGATGAGGTAGCCTTTATTCAAAACTTGGTCTTCTACATAGAGGCTGCCTACAAAGTGGCG gATTATGGGATGTGGGAGCGAGGTGACAAGACCAACCAGGGCATCCCCGAGCTCAACGGCAGCTCTGTAGGAATTGCTAAG GCAGCTCTGGAGGCCATAGATGAGCTGGATCTTTTTGGTGCTCATGGAGGGCCAAAGTCAGTCATCCACGTCTTACCTGATGAAGTGGAGCATTGTCAG TCCATCCTGTGCTCCATGCTGCCTAGAGCTTCAACGTCAAAGGAGATAGACGCCGGTCTTCTGTCCGCCATTTCCTTCCCTGCTTTTGCTGTTGAGGATGCTGACCTGGTGGCCATCACTAAGTCGGAAATCATAAGCAAACTGCAG GGTCGTTATGGCTGCTGCCGCTTCATCAGGGATGGATATCATTGTCCTAAAGAG GATCCATCTCGGCTGCACTACGATCCTGCAGAGCTCAAGCTGTTTGAGAATATCGAATGTGAGTGGCCCGTCTTCTGGACTTACCTCATCCTGGACGGTATCTTTGCTGAAGATCAGGTGCAG GTGCAGGAATACCGTGAGGCACTCGAGGGTGTTTTGATCAGAGGGAAGAACGGCATCAAACTGCTGCCTGAACTTTATGCTGTACCACATGACAAG gtggaggaggagtacAGCAATCCTCACTCAGTGGACAGAGTGGCCATGGGTCAGCTGCCGCACATGTGGGGACAGTCGCTCTACATCTTGGGTTGTCTTCTGGCTGAG GGTTTTTTAGCACCAGGAGAGATAGATCCGCTCAACAGGAGATTCTCTACCAACTTCAAGCCAGATGTCGTGGTACAAG tttgtgttctCGCAGAGTCGGACGAGATCAAGGAGTTGTTAAGTGATCATGGGATTATGGTCCAGACGATGTCAGAAGTTCTGCCTATCAGGGTCATGCCTGCTCGCATCCTGAGTCATATCTATGTCAGACTGG GGAACTGTAAGAAACTGAGTTTGAGCGGGAGGCCCTACAGACACATCGGAGTACTGGGAACATCCAAATTCTACGAGATCAGAAATCGCTCTTATATGTTCACCCCACAG TTCCTGGATCAGCACCATTTCTACCTGGCACTGGACAACCAGATGATTGTGGAGATGTTGCGCACAGAGCTGGCCTATCTGTCCTCTTGCTGGAGGATGACGGGACGACCCACGCTCACCTTCCCCATCACCCGCAGCATGCTGG TTGAAGATGGAGATGCGCTTGATCCGTGTATCCTAGCAACCCTCAGGAAACTACAGGATGGCTATTTTGCTGGAGCGAG GGTGCAGATGTCAGACCTCTCCAGTTTCCGGACCACTTCGTTCCACACTCACCTCAGCTTCCTGGATGAAGAGAACGATGACAGCTTAattgaggaggaggacgatgagGAATATGACAACTGTGGGCCCTCAG ACGGTTCAAAAGACATGTTTGACCAGTACCTCAcccagctcctccacagcacCACCACTAAGTGCCATCTTCCTCCCATCCAGAGGGGGCAGCACCACGTCTTCAGTGCTGAACACACCACCAGAGACATCCTGTCTTTTATGGCTCAGGTCCAGGGCCTGAACATACCCA agtctTCCATGTATCTACCTGTCACTCCTATTAAGAGCAAACACCGCAGATCTCTCAACCTACTTGAAGTTCCTCATCTTCAGCATGGCCCGCAAGGAAAGCAGCACAAG TCCCACAGTGCAGCTGATCTGCACCTTCCTTGCGACTCTCAGGGCAACACAGACTTTGCAGCGTTGGTGAGGCAGCTGAAAGAGTGTCCAACCCTGCAGGACCAGGCTGACATACTCTACATCCTTTTCGTAATGAA AGGAGCTGATTGGATGGTGGAGCTGTCAGGTCCCGGGCAGGGTGGGGTCAGCGTGTGCTCCATGCTGGAAGAGCTGTACACACAAGCTGGAGCCTGCAAAGAGTGGGGACTCATCAGATACATCTCTGGAATACTTCGCAAGAGGGTGGAGGTCCTTGCTGAG GCCTGCACAGATCTGATTTCCCATCACAAGCAGCTGACTGTAGGTCTGCCTCCTGAACCCAGGGAAAGAGTCATCACAGT CCCACTTCCTCCCGAGGAGTTGAACACCCTCATCTATGAAGCCAGTGGTCAGGACATCAGTATCGCTGTACTCACTCAG GAAATCATGGTCTACCTGGCCATGTACGTGCGCTCCCAGCCTGCCCTGTTTGGGGACATGCTGCGGCTCAGGATAGGACTCATCATGCAAGTGATGGCCACTGAGCTGGCTCGCAGCCTGCACTGCTCTG GAGAGGAGGCGTCTGAGAGTTTGATGAGCCTGAGTCCTTTTGACATGAAAAACCTGCTGCATCACATCCTCAGTGGCAAAGAGTTTGGGGTGGAGAGGAGca TGCGCCCAATCCAGTCGACAGCCACCAGTCCTGCCATCTCCATTCACGAACTGGGCCACACTGGAGCCACCAAGACTGAACGCACAGGAATACACAAGCTAAAGAGTGAGATAAAGCAG CTGGATGACTCTCGGCCTCTCAGT CGTTGCAGCAGCCCCTCCACCCCCAGTGGGATCCTGTCCCCAGTGGGCCCTGGTTCAGGGGATGGACAGCTGCACTGGGAGGAGAGGCAAGGCCAGTGGCTGAGGAGACGCAGGCTGGATGGAGCCATCAACAGAGTACCGATGGGTTTCTACCAGAAGGTCTGGAAGATCCTGCAGAAGTGTCATGGTCTGTCCATCGATGGATATGTGTTACCTTCTTCTACCACCAGAGAG ATGACAAGAGGAGAGATCAAGTTTGCGGTGCAGGTGGAGTCCGTCCTGAACCACGTCCCTCAGCCAGAGTACCGGCAGCTACTAGTAGAGACCGTGATGGTCCTAGGTCTGGTAGCTGACGTAGACGTGGACAGCATCGGTGGCATCATCCACGTGGACCGCATCCTGCATTTGGCCAATGACCTCTTCCTCAGTGACCAG AAATCCCACAGTGCCAGTGATTACTTCCTTGAGAAGGACCCAGCGACCGGAATCTGCAACTTTTTCTACGATAGCGCCCCCAGTGGCAGCTATGGCACCATGACCTATCTGTCCAAGGCGGCGATAACTTACGTCCAGGACTTCCTGCCAAGTTCCAGCTGTCTGATGCAGTGA
- the LOC143321200 gene encoding phosphorylase b kinase regulatory subunit alpha, liver isoform isoform X1 encodes MRSRSNSGVRLDGYARLVQETILRHQNPVTGLLPASAQKKDAWVRDNVYSILAVWGLGMAYRKNADRDEDKAKAYELEQSVVKLMQGLLQCMMRQVDKVEKFKHTQSTKDCLHAKYDTPTCAMVVRDDQWGHLQVDATSIYLLMLAQMTASGLRIISNLDEVAFIQNLVFYIEAAYKVADYGMWERGDKTNQGIPELNGSSVGIAKAALEAIDELDLFGAHGGPKSVIHVLPDEVEHCQSILCSMLPRASTSKEIDAGLLSAISFPAFAVEDADLVAITKSEIISKLQGRYGCCRFIRDGYHCPKEDPSRLHYDPAELKLFENIECEWPVFWTYLILDGIFAEDQVQVQEYREALEGVLIRGKNGIKLLPELYAVPHDKVEEEYSNPHSVDRVAMGQLPHMWGQSLYILGCLLAEGFLAPGEIDPLNRRFSTNFKPDVVVQVCVLAESDEIKELLSDHGIMVQTMSEVLPIRVMPARILSHIYVRLGNCKKLSLSGRPYRHIGVLGTSKFYEIRNRSYMFTPQFLDQHHFYLALDNQMIVEMLRTELAYLSSCWRMTGRPTLTFPITRSMLVEDGDALDPCILATLRKLQDGYFAGARVQMSDLSSFRTTSFHTHLSFLDEENDDSLIEEEDDEEYDNCGPSDGSKDMFDQYLTQLLHSTTTKCHLPPIQRGQHHVFSAEHTTRDILSFMAQVQGLNIPKSSMYLPVTPIKSKHRRSLNLLEVPHLQHGPQGKQHKSHSAADLHLPCDSQGNTDFAALVRQLKECPTLQDQADILYILFVMKGADWMVELSGPGQGGVSVCSMLEELYTQAGACKEWGLIRYISGILRKRVEVLAEACTDLISHHKQLTVGLPPEPRERVITVPLPPEELNTLIYEASGQDISIAVLTQEIMVYLAMYVRSQPALFGDMLRLRIGLIMQVMATELARSLHCSGEEASESLMSLSPFDMKNLLHHILSGKEFGVERSMRPIQSTATSPAISIHELGHTGATKTERTGIHKLKSEIKQLDDSRPLSIFSGGLSLSSNVTSPRSTRCSSPSTPSGILSPVGPGSGDGQLHWEERQGQWLRRRRLDGAINRVPMGFYQKVWKILQKCHGLSIDGYVLPSSTTREMTRGEIKFAVQVESVLNHVPQPEYRQLLVETVMVLGLVADVDVDSIGGIIHVDRILHLANDLFLSDQKSHSASDYFLEKDPATGICNFFYDSAPSGSYGTMTYLSKAAITYVQDFLPSSSCLMQ; translated from the exons ATGAGGAGCCGCAGTAACTCAGGAGTGAGGCTGGATGGCTATGCCAGGCTGGTCCAAGAGACCATCCTCCGCCACCAG aacCCAGTAACAGGACTTCTGCCTGCCAGTGCCCAGAAGAAGGATGCCTGGGTGAGGGATAATGTGTACAGCATCCTGGCCGTGTGGGGGCTCGGCATGGCCTACCGCAAGAACGCAGACCGCGATGAAGACAAGGCCAAGGCCTACGAActggagcag AGCGTGGTGAAACTGATGCAGGGCCTTCTGCAGTGCATGATGAGACAG GTGGACAAGGTGGAGAAATTCAAACACACCCAGAGTACAAAGGATTGCTTGCATGCCAAATATGATACTCCCACCTGTGCCATGGTAGTCAGGGACGACCAGTGGGGCCATCTCCAGGTGGACGCCACCTCGATCTACCTGCTGATGCTGGCACAGATGACAGCCTCAG GTCTTCGAATCATCTCCAACCTGGATGAGGTAGCCTTTATTCAAAACTTGGTCTTCTACATAGAGGCTGCCTACAAAGTGGCG gATTATGGGATGTGGGAGCGAGGTGACAAGACCAACCAGGGCATCCCCGAGCTCAACGGCAGCTCTGTAGGAATTGCTAAG GCAGCTCTGGAGGCCATAGATGAGCTGGATCTTTTTGGTGCTCATGGAGGGCCAAAGTCAGTCATCCACGTCTTACCTGATGAAGTGGAGCATTGTCAG TCCATCCTGTGCTCCATGCTGCCTAGAGCTTCAACGTCAAAGGAGATAGACGCCGGTCTTCTGTCCGCCATTTCCTTCCCTGCTTTTGCTGTTGAGGATGCTGACCTGGTGGCCATCACTAAGTCGGAAATCATAAGCAAACTGCAG GGTCGTTATGGCTGCTGCCGCTTCATCAGGGATGGATATCATTGTCCTAAAGAG GATCCATCTCGGCTGCACTACGATCCTGCAGAGCTCAAGCTGTTTGAGAATATCGAATGTGAGTGGCCCGTCTTCTGGACTTACCTCATCCTGGACGGTATCTTTGCTGAAGATCAGGTGCAG GTGCAGGAATACCGTGAGGCACTCGAGGGTGTTTTGATCAGAGGGAAGAACGGCATCAAACTGCTGCCTGAACTTTATGCTGTACCACATGACAAG gtggaggaggagtacAGCAATCCTCACTCAGTGGACAGAGTGGCCATGGGTCAGCTGCCGCACATGTGGGGACAGTCGCTCTACATCTTGGGTTGTCTTCTGGCTGAG GGTTTTTTAGCACCAGGAGAGATAGATCCGCTCAACAGGAGATTCTCTACCAACTTCAAGCCAGATGTCGTGGTACAAG tttgtgttctCGCAGAGTCGGACGAGATCAAGGAGTTGTTAAGTGATCATGGGATTATGGTCCAGACGATGTCAGAAGTTCTGCCTATCAGGGTCATGCCTGCTCGCATCCTGAGTCATATCTATGTCAGACTGG GGAACTGTAAGAAACTGAGTTTGAGCGGGAGGCCCTACAGACACATCGGAGTACTGGGAACATCCAAATTCTACGAGATCAGAAATCGCTCTTATATGTTCACCCCACAG TTCCTGGATCAGCACCATTTCTACCTGGCACTGGACAACCAGATGATTGTGGAGATGTTGCGCACAGAGCTGGCCTATCTGTCCTCTTGCTGGAGGATGACGGGACGACCCACGCTCACCTTCCCCATCACCCGCAGCATGCTGG TTGAAGATGGAGATGCGCTTGATCCGTGTATCCTAGCAACCCTCAGGAAACTACAGGATGGCTATTTTGCTGGAGCGAG GGTGCAGATGTCAGACCTCTCCAGTTTCCGGACCACTTCGTTCCACACTCACCTCAGCTTCCTGGATGAAGAGAACGATGACAGCTTAattgaggaggaggacgatgagGAATATGACAACTGTGGGCCCTCAG ACGGTTCAAAAGACATGTTTGACCAGTACCTCAcccagctcctccacagcacCACCACTAAGTGCCATCTTCCTCCCATCCAGAGGGGGCAGCACCACGTCTTCAGTGCTGAACACACCACCAGAGACATCCTGTCTTTTATGGCTCAGGTCCAGGGCCTGAACATACCCA agtctTCCATGTATCTACCTGTCACTCCTATTAAGAGCAAACACCGCAGATCTCTCAACCTACTTGAAGTTCCTCATCTTCAGCATGGCCCGCAAGGAAAGCAGCACAAG TCCCACAGTGCAGCTGATCTGCACCTTCCTTGCGACTCTCAGGGCAACACAGACTTTGCAGCGTTGGTGAGGCAGCTGAAAGAGTGTCCAACCCTGCAGGACCAGGCTGACATACTCTACATCCTTTTCGTAATGAA AGGAGCTGATTGGATGGTGGAGCTGTCAGGTCCCGGGCAGGGTGGGGTCAGCGTGTGCTCCATGCTGGAAGAGCTGTACACACAAGCTGGAGCCTGCAAAGAGTGGGGACTCATCAGATACATCTCTGGAATACTTCGCAAGAGGGTGGAGGTCCTTGCTGAG GCCTGCACAGATCTGATTTCCCATCACAAGCAGCTGACTGTAGGTCTGCCTCCTGAACCCAGGGAAAGAGTCATCACAGT CCCACTTCCTCCCGAGGAGTTGAACACCCTCATCTATGAAGCCAGTGGTCAGGACATCAGTATCGCTGTACTCACTCAG GAAATCATGGTCTACCTGGCCATGTACGTGCGCTCCCAGCCTGCCCTGTTTGGGGACATGCTGCGGCTCAGGATAGGACTCATCATGCAAGTGATGGCCACTGAGCTGGCTCGCAGCCTGCACTGCTCTG GAGAGGAGGCGTCTGAGAGTTTGATGAGCCTGAGTCCTTTTGACATGAAAAACCTGCTGCATCACATCCTCAGTGGCAAAGAGTTTGGGGTGGAGAGGAGca TGCGCCCAATCCAGTCGACAGCCACCAGTCCTGCCATCTCCATTCACGAACTGGGCCACACTGGAGCCACCAAGACTGAACGCACAGGAATACACAAGCTAAAGAGTGAGATAAAGCAG CTGGATGACTCTCGGCCTCTCAGT ATCTTCAGCGGCGGTCTTTCCTTGAGTAGCAATGTCACTTCCCCTCGCTCCACG CGTTGCAGCAGCCCCTCCACCCCCAGTGGGATCCTGTCCCCAGTGGGCCCTGGTTCAGGGGATGGACAGCTGCACTGGGAGGAGAGGCAAGGCCAGTGGCTGAGGAGACGCAGGCTGGATGGAGCCATCAACAGAGTACCGATGGGTTTCTACCAGAAGGTCTGGAAGATCCTGCAGAAGTGTCATGGTCTGTCCATCGATGGATATGTGTTACCTTCTTCTACCACCAGAGAG ATGACAAGAGGAGAGATCAAGTTTGCGGTGCAGGTGGAGTCCGTCCTGAACCACGTCCCTCAGCCAGAGTACCGGCAGCTACTAGTAGAGACCGTGATGGTCCTAGGTCTGGTAGCTGACGTAGACGTGGACAGCATCGGTGGCATCATCCACGTGGACCGCATCCTGCATTTGGCCAATGACCTCTTCCTCAGTGACCAG AAATCCCACAGTGCCAGTGATTACTTCCTTGAGAAGGACCCAGCGACCGGAATCTGCAACTTTTTCTACGATAGCGCCCCCAGTGGCAGCTATGGCACCATGACCTATCTGTCCAAGGCGGCGATAACTTACGTCCAGGACTTCCTGCCAAGTTCCAGCTGTCTGATGCAGTGA
- the LOC143321200 gene encoding phosphorylase b kinase regulatory subunit alpha, liver isoform isoform X4 — protein MRSRSNSGVRLDGYARLVQETILRHQNPVTGLLPASAQKKDAWVRDNVYSILAVWGLGMAYRKNADRDEDKAKAYELEQSVVKLMQGLLQCMMRQVDKVEKFKHTQSTKDCLHAKYDTPTCAMVVRDDQWGHLQVDATSIYLLMLAQMTASGLRIISNLDEVAFIQNLVFYIEAAYKVADYGMWERGDKTNQGIPELNGSSVGIAKAALEAIDELDLFGAHGGPKSVIHVLPDEVEHCQSILCSMLPRASTSKEIDAGLLSAISFPAFAVEDADLVAITKSEIISKLQGRYGCCRFIRDGYHCPKEDPSRLHYDPAELKLFENIECEWPVFWTYLILDGIFAEDQVQVQEYREALEGVLIRGKNGIKLLPELYAVPHDKVEEEYSNPHSVDRVAMGQLPHMWGQSLYILGCLLAEGFLAPGEIDPLNRRFSTNFKPDVVVQVCVLAESDEIKELLSDHGIMVQTMSEVLPIRVMPARILSHIYVRLGNCKKLSLSGRPYRHIGVLGTSKFYEIRNRSYMFTPQFLDQHHFYLALDNQMIVEMLRTELAYLSSCWRMTGRPTLTFPITRSMLVEDGDALDPCILATLRKLQDGYFAGARVQMSDLSSFRTTSFHTHLSFLDEENDDSLIEEEDDEEYDNCGPSDGSKDMFDQYLTQLLHSTTTKCHLPPIQRGQHHVFSAEHTTRDILSFMAQVQGLNIPKSSMYLPVTPIKSKHRRSLNLLEVPHLQHGPQGKQHKSHSAADLHLPCDSQGNTDFAALVRQLKECPTLQDQADILYILFVMKGADWMVELSGPGQGGVSVCSMLEELYTQAGACKEWGLIRYISGILRKRVEVLAEACTDLISHHKQLTVGLPPEPRERVITVPLPPEELNTLIYEASGQDISIAVLTQEIMVYLAMYVRSQPALFGDMLRLRIGLIMQVMATELARSLHCSGEEASESLMSLSPFDMKNLLHHILSGKEFGVERSMRPIQSTATSPAISIHELGHTGATKTERTGIHKLKSEIKQRCSSPSTPSGILSPVGPGSGDGQLHWEERQGQWLRRRRLDGAINRVPMGFYQKVWKILQKCHGLSIDGYVLPSSTTREMTRGEIKFAVQVESVLNHVPQPEYRQLLVETVMVLGLVADVDVDSIGGIIHVDRILHLANDLFLSDQKSHSASDYFLEKDPATGICNFFYDSAPSGSYGTMTYLSKAAITYVQDFLPSSSCLMQ, from the exons ATGAGGAGCCGCAGTAACTCAGGAGTGAGGCTGGATGGCTATGCCAGGCTGGTCCAAGAGACCATCCTCCGCCACCAG aacCCAGTAACAGGACTTCTGCCTGCCAGTGCCCAGAAGAAGGATGCCTGGGTGAGGGATAATGTGTACAGCATCCTGGCCGTGTGGGGGCTCGGCATGGCCTACCGCAAGAACGCAGACCGCGATGAAGACAAGGCCAAGGCCTACGAActggagcag AGCGTGGTGAAACTGATGCAGGGCCTTCTGCAGTGCATGATGAGACAG GTGGACAAGGTGGAGAAATTCAAACACACCCAGAGTACAAAGGATTGCTTGCATGCCAAATATGATACTCCCACCTGTGCCATGGTAGTCAGGGACGACCAGTGGGGCCATCTCCAGGTGGACGCCACCTCGATCTACCTGCTGATGCTGGCACAGATGACAGCCTCAG GTCTTCGAATCATCTCCAACCTGGATGAGGTAGCCTTTATTCAAAACTTGGTCTTCTACATAGAGGCTGCCTACAAAGTGGCG gATTATGGGATGTGGGAGCGAGGTGACAAGACCAACCAGGGCATCCCCGAGCTCAACGGCAGCTCTGTAGGAATTGCTAAG GCAGCTCTGGAGGCCATAGATGAGCTGGATCTTTTTGGTGCTCATGGAGGGCCAAAGTCAGTCATCCACGTCTTACCTGATGAAGTGGAGCATTGTCAG TCCATCCTGTGCTCCATGCTGCCTAGAGCTTCAACGTCAAAGGAGATAGACGCCGGTCTTCTGTCCGCCATTTCCTTCCCTGCTTTTGCTGTTGAGGATGCTGACCTGGTGGCCATCACTAAGTCGGAAATCATAAGCAAACTGCAG GGTCGTTATGGCTGCTGCCGCTTCATCAGGGATGGATATCATTGTCCTAAAGAG GATCCATCTCGGCTGCACTACGATCCTGCAGAGCTCAAGCTGTTTGAGAATATCGAATGTGAGTGGCCCGTCTTCTGGACTTACCTCATCCTGGACGGTATCTTTGCTGAAGATCAGGTGCAG GTGCAGGAATACCGTGAGGCACTCGAGGGTGTTTTGATCAGAGGGAAGAACGGCATCAAACTGCTGCCTGAACTTTATGCTGTACCACATGACAAG gtggaggaggagtacAGCAATCCTCACTCAGTGGACAGAGTGGCCATGGGTCAGCTGCCGCACATGTGGGGACAGTCGCTCTACATCTTGGGTTGTCTTCTGGCTGAG GGTTTTTTAGCACCAGGAGAGATAGATCCGCTCAACAGGAGATTCTCTACCAACTTCAAGCCAGATGTCGTGGTACAAG tttgtgttctCGCAGAGTCGGACGAGATCAAGGAGTTGTTAAGTGATCATGGGATTATGGTCCAGACGATGTCAGAAGTTCTGCCTATCAGGGTCATGCCTGCTCGCATCCTGAGTCATATCTATGTCAGACTGG GGAACTGTAAGAAACTGAGTTTGAGCGGGAGGCCCTACAGACACATCGGAGTACTGGGAACATCCAAATTCTACGAGATCAGAAATCGCTCTTATATGTTCACCCCACAG TTCCTGGATCAGCACCATTTCTACCTGGCACTGGACAACCAGATGATTGTGGAGATGTTGCGCACAGAGCTGGCCTATCTGTCCTCTTGCTGGAGGATGACGGGACGACCCACGCTCACCTTCCCCATCACCCGCAGCATGCTGG TTGAAGATGGAGATGCGCTTGATCCGTGTATCCTAGCAACCCTCAGGAAACTACAGGATGGCTATTTTGCTGGAGCGAG GGTGCAGATGTCAGACCTCTCCAGTTTCCGGACCACTTCGTTCCACACTCACCTCAGCTTCCTGGATGAAGAGAACGATGACAGCTTAattgaggaggaggacgatgagGAATATGACAACTGTGGGCCCTCAG ACGGTTCAAAAGACATGTTTGACCAGTACCTCAcccagctcctccacagcacCACCACTAAGTGCCATCTTCCTCCCATCCAGAGGGGGCAGCACCACGTCTTCAGTGCTGAACACACCACCAGAGACATCCTGTCTTTTATGGCTCAGGTCCAGGGCCTGAACATACCCA agtctTCCATGTATCTACCTGTCACTCCTATTAAGAGCAAACACCGCAGATCTCTCAACCTACTTGAAGTTCCTCATCTTCAGCATGGCCCGCAAGGAAAGCAGCACAAG TCCCACAGTGCAGCTGATCTGCACCTTCCTTGCGACTCTCAGGGCAACACAGACTTTGCAGCGTTGGTGAGGCAGCTGAAAGAGTGTCCAACCCTGCAGGACCAGGCTGACATACTCTACATCCTTTTCGTAATGAA AGGAGCTGATTGGATGGTGGAGCTGTCAGGTCCCGGGCAGGGTGGGGTCAGCGTGTGCTCCATGCTGGAAGAGCTGTACACACAAGCTGGAGCCTGCAAAGAGTGGGGACTCATCAGATACATCTCTGGAATACTTCGCAAGAGGGTGGAGGTCCTTGCTGAG GCCTGCACAGATCTGATTTCCCATCACAAGCAGCTGACTGTAGGTCTGCCTCCTGAACCCAGGGAAAGAGTCATCACAGT CCCACTTCCTCCCGAGGAGTTGAACACCCTCATCTATGAAGCCAGTGGTCAGGACATCAGTATCGCTGTACTCACTCAG GAAATCATGGTCTACCTGGCCATGTACGTGCGCTCCCAGCCTGCCCTGTTTGGGGACATGCTGCGGCTCAGGATAGGACTCATCATGCAAGTGATGGCCACTGAGCTGGCTCGCAGCCTGCACTGCTCTG GAGAGGAGGCGTCTGAGAGTTTGATGAGCCTGAGTCCTTTTGACATGAAAAACCTGCTGCATCACATCCTCAGTGGCAAAGAGTTTGGGGTGGAGAGGAGca TGCGCCCAATCCAGTCGACAGCCACCAGTCCTGCCATCTCCATTCACGAACTGGGCCACACTGGAGCCACCAAGACTGAACGCACAGGAATACACAAGCTAAAGAGTGAGATAAAGCAG CGTTGCAGCAGCCCCTCCACCCCCAGTGGGATCCTGTCCCCAGTGGGCCCTGGTTCAGGGGATGGACAGCTGCACTGGGAGGAGAGGCAAGGCCAGTGGCTGAGGAGACGCAGGCTGGATGGAGCCATCAACAGAGTACCGATGGGTTTCTACCAGAAGGTCTGGAAGATCCTGCAGAAGTGTCATGGTCTGTCCATCGATGGATATGTGTTACCTTCTTCTACCACCAGAGAG ATGACAAGAGGAGAGATCAAGTTTGCGGTGCAGGTGGAGTCCGTCCTGAACCACGTCCCTCAGCCAGAGTACCGGCAGCTACTAGTAGAGACCGTGATGGTCCTAGGTCTGGTAGCTGACGTAGACGTGGACAGCATCGGTGGCATCATCCACGTGGACCGCATCCTGCATTTGGCCAATGACCTCTTCCTCAGTGACCAG AAATCCCACAGTGCCAGTGATTACTTCCTTGAGAAGGACCCAGCGACCGGAATCTGCAACTTTTTCTACGATAGCGCCCCCAGTGGCAGCTATGGCACCATGACCTATCTGTCCAAGGCGGCGATAACTTACGTCCAGGACTTCCTGCCAAGTTCCAGCTGTCTGATGCAGTGA